The Fusarium musae strain F31 chromosome 10, whole genome shotgun sequence DNA window TTTATGTGTCGGCCACAGAGCAACCTGGTCCTATTTGAGTTAGAATTATCGCTGAACTCATTAGCTCCTCGGTAAAGAGACGCTTCTATCTTTAtttgaaaaagaaaagagaaaaaaccGTCGAGGTGTTTTTGGGAATTGGTGCCTCAGTTCATTAAAGGAGCATGACATGGAAAGTCGGCGAGAACACAGCGGGTGCCTTGCAACTTTCCTTAACAACATTACAGATTCtgccttaaataagctacTCACATTGGAGACAACCAGTCAAATGGGCACCTCATGCTTGGAGGGCCGCCGGTGTTTTAGCAAATAATGTATCGGGACCCCAGACCCGACGGAAAGGCATGGTCGGGTATTAGCAATGGATGCCACATCTCAAGTAAGCTTTTTCCAGCTTCCATAAATAAACTTGGCATATCGCCACGGCTTTTATCGCTATTCTACACACCATTACCACAGAGTTCGGACTGTAATTCTTGCCAACATGTTGCAGTGGTGTTCCCCAGGTCAGCCCATCCTTAGCGTTGCATTGCATATGCAGACAGTCATTATGTTACATGCTGGCAATAAGCCATGGTTTCAGCCTGAAATGCCTATCATGATCAGAGTTTTAAGCGCCAACGGGAACTTTTTTAGCGCATGAAACACTACGATGCGAGTTTAGACTTGACGGGTTACTTCGTTCATACAATCATGCCAGGTGAGCTACTTGAGAGGGGATTTTTTTGTTTGAATTCAATATGATCATTGTATAAGGTAACTTTGTACGGGTCATAAATGTAGATACATGGACAACACAGCTCTGCTGCTTGTGAAAACGTGAACCGACTAGCGGCGACCAATGAATATCAGAGCCCAAGGCATGCACTTTACCCAGCTCTTTGGTCCCAAGCTCGACCTGGGGGGCTAGAAACCACTTGTCTGCACCATCTCGGAAGCGTCTTAGATAGATTGGACGGAAGGACCGGGAATGGGGTAGGAAGAGAAAGACTGGtagaggttgaagaggataCCAGGGTCGGTAGGAGTGTAGAAGGTGGTGAAGTCGCCACCTCCGCTGATGGCCTGGCTGCCACTGCCAGTGACCTTAAGGTTGATGCACTGGGGGTAGGCCTGGGCACCATTGGCCTGACCGGCAGAGTGAAGACCGATGATCTCGTGTCGGAGAACATAGTTTCCggccttgaggttcttgggGACTGTGAACTTCCATGAGAAGCCATCGCGGATGAGATCATCGGAGGCCCAGTCACCGGGGTTGTTGCCAGACTTGAGACCCTTCTGAGCGACCTTGACCCATCGAAGGCTctgcttgttgatgctggcaaAGTCACCGCTGACGGGAGCGAGGTACTCGGTGACGGGACCGTGGTGAGACTCTGGCCAGGTGTCCCACTTCAGGGTGACGACATCACCAGCGGCGACAGTGACGGCGTTGGAGACGGGCTTAGCGCTCTTGTGGCAGATGATATCGGCGGTCTTGAAGGCATCGGGTGAGACGAAACCGTTGTCTTGGTTGCCAGCAGCCCAGCCGACCGCGTCAGAGGGAGCACCGTGAGGAATACCACCAGTGTACTCCTTGCCACCGGCAATGACCTTTGCGACGTGACCGTGGGCGTTGGCTCCGGCGAGGAGAGCAGCCACGACACCGAGAGATAGGTTGCAGTGCATGTTTGCGGTTTAGAATTGGTAGACAAGAACGTTTGTTGGGCAAAGGTCGATTTGTGAGAAGTGAAGAGAAGTTTGCTGAAAGGCTGATTTGGAAATATCTCGACATGATTCCCTCACGTATATATAGCCATCTGATCTATAATACCTACATAGAGCATCTATTCCTGTGAGTCTATACACAAAACAAGGTGGCCCTTTTGGTCAACGGAGATAAAACTGGAACTAGACGGATTCGTGCCCTATCGAAAGGAGTATCAGCATCCGTGTTTCCCAAAGGGAGCTAGGATCGTCATCGACAGCCACATCAAGAGGGCCGACATTAAAGGAGGTAGTAGCCAAGCGTCTCGCCTTCAGAGCTGGCGTATCGCCTGGCATTATTTCGGTCTGCAGTGTAG harbors:
- a CDS encoding hypothetical protein (EggNog:ENOG41~CAZy:AA9), coding for MHCNLSLGVVAALLAGANAHGHVAKVIAGGKEYTGGIPHGAPSDAVGWAAGNQDNGFVSPDAFKTADIICHKSAKPVSNAVTVAAGDVVTLKWDTWPESHHGPVTEYLAPVSGDFASINKQSLRWVKVAQKGLKSGNNPGDWASDDLIRDGFSWKFTVPKNLKAGNYVLRHEIIGLHSAGQANGAQAYPQCINLKVTGSGSQAISGGGDFTTFYTPTDPGILFNLYQSFSSYPIPGPSVQSI